The following proteins are co-located in the Anser cygnoides isolate HZ-2024a breed goose chromosome 32, Taihu_goose_T2T_genome, whole genome shotgun sequence genome:
- the ATG101 gene encoding autophagy-related protein 101 isoform X1 — MNCRAEVLEVSVEGRQVEEAALAVLHTVLLHRSTGKFHYKKEGTYSIGTVGTQDVDCDFIDFAYVRVSSEELDRALRKAVGEFKDALRSSGSDGMGQISLEFYQKKKSRWPFSDECIPWELWTIKVNVVNLANEQERQICREKVGEKLCEKIINIVEVMNRHEYLPKMPTQSEVDNVFDTSLKDVQPYLYKISYQITDSLGTSVTTTMRRLIKDTLAL; from the exons atGAACTGCCGCGCCGAGGTGCTGGAGGTGTCGGTGGAGGGCCggcaggtggaggaggcggcgcTGGCCGTGCTGCACACCGTGCTGCTGCACCGCAGCACCGGCAAGTTCCACTACAAGAAGGAGGGCACCTACTCCATCGGCACCGTCGGCACCCAGGACGTCGACTGCGACTTCATCGACTTCGCCTACGTCCGCGTCTCCTCCGAGGAGCTCGACCGGGCCCTCCGCAAGGCGGTCGGGGAGTTCAAG GATGCGCTGCGCAGCTCGGGCAGTGATGGGATGGGGCAGATCTCGCTGGAGTTCTACCAGAAGAAGAAGTCGCGCTGGCCCTTCTCAGACGAGTGCATCCCCTGGGAGCTGTGGACCATCAAGGTGAACGTGGTGAACCTGGCCAACGAGCAGGAGCGGCAGATCTGCCGCGAGAAGGTGGGCGAGAAGCTCTGCGAGAAGATCATCAACATCGTGGAGGTGATGAACCGCCACGAGTACCTGCCCAAGATGCCCACCCAGTCCGAGGTGGACAACGTCTTTGACACCAGCCTGAAGGACGTGCAGCCCTACCTGTACAAGATCTCCTACCAGATCACGGACTCCCTGGGCACCTCGGTCACCACCACCATGCGGCGGCTCATCAAAGACACGCTGGCTCTGTAG
- the ATG101 gene encoding autophagy-related protein 101 isoform X2 produces MGWPDPNRPPRRPVRCSGPGGERGPGRGRGRAQRPPPAMNCRAEVLEVSVEGRQVEEAALAVLHTVLLHRSTGKFHYKKEGTYSIGTVGTQDVDCDFIDFAYVRVSSEELDRALRKAVGEFKDALRSSGSDGMGQISLEFYQKKKSRWPFSDECIPWELWTIKVNVVNLANEQERQICREKVGEKLCEKIINIVEVMNRHEYLPKMPTQSEVDNVFDTSLKDVQPYLYKISYQITDSLGTSVTTTMRRLIKDTLAL; encoded by the exons ATGGGCTGGCCCGATCCCaaccgccccccccgccgccccgtcAGGTGCTCGGGGCCGGGCGGTGAGCGGGgaccgggccggggccggggccgggcg cagcggccgccccccgccatGAACTGCCGCGCCGAGGTGCTGGAGGTGTCGGTGGAGGGCCggcaggtggaggaggcggcgcTGGCCGTGCTGCACACCGTGCTGCTGCACCGCAGCACCGGCAAGTTCCACTACAAGAAGGAGGGCACCTACTCCATCGGCACCGTCGGCACCCAGGACGTCGACTGCGACTTCATCGACTTCGCCTACGTCCGCGTCTCCTCCGAGGAGCTCGACCGGGCCCTCCGCAAGGCGGTCGGGGAGTTCAAG GATGCGCTGCGCAGCTCGGGCAGTGATGGGATGGGGCAGATCTCGCTGGAGTTCTACCAGAAGAAGAAGTCGCGCTGGCCCTTCTCAGACGAGTGCATCCCCTGGGAGCTGTGGACCATCAAGGTGAACGTGGTGAACCTGGCCAACGAGCAGGAGCGGCAGATCTGCCGCGAGAAGGTGGGCGAGAAGCTCTGCGAGAAGATCATCAACATCGTGGAGGTGATGAACCGCCACGAGTACCTGCCCAAGATGCCCACCCAGTCCGAGGTGGACAACGTCTTTGACACCAGCCTGAAGGACGTGCAGCCCTACCTGTACAAGATCTCCTACCAGATCACGGACTCCCTGGGCACCTCGGTCACCACCACCATGCGGCGGCTCATCAAAGACACGCTGGCTCTGTAG
- the NR4A1 gene encoding nuclear receptor subfamily 4immunitygroup A member 1, with amino-acid sequence MPCIQAQYGTAGAGPCERCPTELLSPDGGRFPMEVAGADLAAAPALPSFSTFMESYAGEFDAFLYQLPASSQPAAFKLEDFQVYGCYPGAFGQPEETLSSSGSDCYGSPCSVPSPATPGFQAPQMPGWEGSFGAYSPPPSYEGGRPWAEPAKGGAAQPPFFAFGPPAPSPGGSPGPLKDPRLLDTDAFALPQGSPGAFSGLPLAPASPLLEGPTLAPAKTRSPGAGEGRCAVCGDNASCQHYGVRTCEGCKGFFKRTVQKNAKYICLANKDCPVDKRRRNRCQFCRFQKCLAVGMVKEVVRTDSLKGRRGRLPSKPKQPPDASPVSLITSLVRAHIDSVPSATKLDYSKFQEAAPCQFEKEDSVDVQQFYDLLTGSMDVIRKWAEKIQGFAELPKEDQDLLLESAFLELFILRLAYRSRPEEGKLIFCNGVVLHRLQCVRGFGEWIDAILEFSQSLHRMSVDVPSFSCLAALVIITDRHGLKEPKRVEELQNRIVGCLKDHVAAGEPGRPGCLSKLLGKLPELRTLCTQGLQRIFYLKLEDLVPPPPIVDKIFMDTLPF; translated from the exons ATGCCCTGCATCCAGGCGCAGTATGGCACGGCCGGCGCTGGCCCCTGTGAGCGCTGCCCCACCGAGCTGCTGAGCCCCGACGGCGGCCGCTTCCCCATGGAGGTGGCCGGTGCCGACCTGGCGGCCGCTCCCGCCCTGCCCAGCTTCAGCACCTTCATGGAGAGCTACGCCGGGGAGTTCGACGCCTTCCTCTACCAGCTGCcggccagcagccagcccgcCGCCTTCAAGCTGGAGGACTTCCAGGTGTACGGCTGCTACCCCGGCGCCTTCGGGCAGCCCGAGGAGACCCTCTCCTCCAGCGGTTCGGACTGTTACGGCAGCCCCTGTTCCGTCCCCTCGCCGGCCACGCCGGGCTTCCAGGCGCCCCAGATGCCAGGCTGGGAGGGCTCCTTCGGGGCGTACTCGCCGCCGCCGAGCTACGAGGGCGGGCGGCCTTGGGCCGAGCCAGCAAAGGGCGGCGCGGCGCAGCCCCCCTTCTTCGCCTTcgggcccccggcccccagccccggtggcTCCCCCGGGCCCCTGAAGGACCCGCGCCTGCTGGACACGGACGCCTTCGCACTGCCCCAGGGCTCCCCCGGGGCTTTCTCCGGGCTGCCTCTGGCCCCCGCCTCGCCACTGCTGGAGGGGCCCACGCTGGCCCCCGCCAAGACacgcagccccggggcgggcgAGGGACGCTGCGCCGTCTGCGGGGACAACGCCTCCTGCCAGCACTACGGCGTGCGCACCTGCGAGGGCTGCAAGGGTTTCTTCAAG CGCACGGTGCAGAAGAACGCCAAGTACATCTGCCTGGCCAACAAGGACTGCCCCGTGGACAAGAGGCGGAGGAACCGCTGCCAGTTCTGCCGCTTCCAGAAGTGCCTGGCCGTGGGCATGGTCAAAGAAG TGGTCCGGACCGACAGCCTGAAGGGTCGCCGCGGCCGCCTGCCCTCCAAGCCCAAGCAGCCTCCGGACGCGTCCCCCGTCAGCCTCATCACCTCCCTGGTGCGGGCACACATCGACTCCGTCCCCAGCGCCACCAAGCTCGACTACTCCAAG TTCCAGGAGGCGGCGCCGTGCCAGTTCGAGAAGGAGGACTCGGTGGACGTGCAGCAGTTCTACGACCTCCTCACTGGCTCCATGGACGTCATCCGCAAGTGGGCTGAGAAGATCCAGGGCTTCGCCGAGCTGCCCAAGGAGGAccaggacctgctgctggaGTCGGCCTTCCTGGAGCTCTTCATCCTGCGGCTGGCGTACCG CTCCAGGCCGGAGGAAGGCAAGCTCATCTTCTGCAACGGCGTGGTGCTGCACCGGCTGCAGTGCGTGCGGGGCTTCGGCGAGTGGATCGACGCCATCCTCGAGTTCTCCCAGAGCCTGCACCGCATGAGCGTGGACGTGccctccttctcctgcctcGCCGCCCTCGTCATCATCACAG ATCGCCACGGGCTGAAGGAGCCGAAACgggtggaggagctgcagaacCGCATCGTGGGCTGCCTCAAGGACCACGTGGCGGCAGGCGAGCCAGGCCGCCCCGGCTGCCTCTCCAAGCTGCTGGGCAAGCTGCCCGAACTGCGCACCCTCTgcacccaggggctgcagcgcATCTTCTACCTGAAGCTGGAGGACctggtgccgccgccgcccatCGTCGACAAGATCTTCATGGACACGCTGCCCTTCTGA
- the TAMALIN gene encoding protein TAMALIN isoform X1 encodes MTLRRLRRLRPKEEDAAPAPAPERPGPADVYRALAAAGGTLPRVRKDAGFKWTSPSESPEEHRRVVTLEKKAEETFGFEIQTYGLHHQDRNSVEMFTFVCQVHSGSPAEAAGLKAGDTITGVNGLNVEGIRHREIVEIIKSSGNVLRLDTLYGTSIRRAELEARLQYLKQTLYEKWGEYRSLMVQEQRLVRAGVVAKDPSIYDTLESLRWCLQGGGPPGSPRASAAGSDDSLYQTCVFADSLDKDGDGDASGPAPPPPRSRPALTRSSSLKCSGGAGAAGLLWARAGDPRPGVGVGPPHKARHSSFRQRLLKFIPGLNRALEEEESHL; translated from the exons ATGACCCTGCGGCGCCTGCGGCGGCTCCGGCCGAAGGAGGAGGatgcggccccggccccggccccggagcgccccggccccgccgacGTCTACCGGGCGCTGGCGGCCGCCGGCGGGACCCTGCCCCGCGTGCGCAAG GATGCGGGGTTCAAGTGGACGTCCCCAAGCGAGTCCCCAGAGGAGCACAG GAGGGTGGTGACGCTGGAGAAGAAGGCGGAGGAGACCTTTGGCTTCGAGATCCAG ACCTACGGGCTGCACCATCAGGACAGGAACAGCGTGGAGATGTTCACCTTCGTGTGCCAAGTGCACAGCGGGAGCCCGGCCGAGGCGGCGGGACTCAAGGCTG GGGACACGATCACGGGGGTGAATGGGCTGAACGTAGAGGGCATCCGGCACCGGGAGATCGTGGAGATCATCAAGAGCTCTGGGAATGTGCTCAG GCTAGACACGCTCTACGGGACGTCCATCCGCAGAGCTGAGCTGGAGGCACGGCTGCAATACCTAAAG CAAACGCTCTACGAGAAGTGGGGGGAGTACCGCTCGCTGATGGTGCAGGAGCAGCGCTTGGTGcggg CAGGAGTGGTGGCCAAGGACCCCAGCATCTACGACACGCTGGAGTCCCTGCGCTGGTGCCTGcagggggggggcccccccggctccccccgcgcCAGCGCCGCCGGCAGCGACGACTCCTTGTACCAGACCTGCGTCTTCGCCGACTCCCTCGACaaggacggggacggggacgcctCGGGACCCGCGCCCCCTCCGCCCCGATCCCGGCCAGCCCTGACCCGCAGCTCCAGCCTCAAATGcagcgggggcgcgggggccgcggggctgctgtgggcacGGGCCGGAGACCCCCggccgggggtgggggtgggCCCCCCCCACAAGGCTCGGCACAGCAGCTTCCGCCAACGGTTGCTCAAATTCATCCCGGGACTGAACCGtgcgctggaggaggaggagagccaCCTCTAG
- the TAMALIN gene encoding protein TAMALIN isoform X2 — translation MTLRRLRRLRPKEEDAAPAPAPERPGPADVYRALAAAGGTLPRVRKDAGFKWTSPSESPEEHRRVVTLEKKAEETFGFEIQTYGLHHQDRNSVEMFTFVCQVHSGSPAEAAGLKAGDTITGVNGLNVEGIRHREIVEIIKSSGNVLRLDTLYGTSIRRAELEARLQYLKQTLYEKWGEYRSLMVQEQRLVRGVVAKDPSIYDTLESLRWCLQGGGPPGSPRASAAGSDDSLYQTCVFADSLDKDGDGDASGPAPPPPRSRPALTRSSSLKCSGGAGAAGLLWARAGDPRPGVGVGPPHKARHSSFRQRLLKFIPGLNRALEEEESHL, via the exons ATGACCCTGCGGCGCCTGCGGCGGCTCCGGCCGAAGGAGGAGGatgcggccccggccccggccccggagcgccccggccccgccgacGTCTACCGGGCGCTGGCGGCCGCCGGCGGGACCCTGCCCCGCGTGCGCAAG GATGCGGGGTTCAAGTGGACGTCCCCAAGCGAGTCCCCAGAGGAGCACAG GAGGGTGGTGACGCTGGAGAAGAAGGCGGAGGAGACCTTTGGCTTCGAGATCCAG ACCTACGGGCTGCACCATCAGGACAGGAACAGCGTGGAGATGTTCACCTTCGTGTGCCAAGTGCACAGCGGGAGCCCGGCCGAGGCGGCGGGACTCAAGGCTG GGGACACGATCACGGGGGTGAATGGGCTGAACGTAGAGGGCATCCGGCACCGGGAGATCGTGGAGATCATCAAGAGCTCTGGGAATGTGCTCAG GCTAGACACGCTCTACGGGACGTCCATCCGCAGAGCTGAGCTGGAGGCACGGCTGCAATACCTAAAG CAAACGCTCTACGAGAAGTGGGGGGAGTACCGCTCGCTGATGGTGCAGGAGCAGCGCTTGGTGcggg GAGTGGTGGCCAAGGACCCCAGCATCTACGACACGCTGGAGTCCCTGCGCTGGTGCCTGcagggggggggcccccccggctccccccgcgcCAGCGCCGCCGGCAGCGACGACTCCTTGTACCAGACCTGCGTCTTCGCCGACTCCCTCGACaaggacggggacggggacgcctCGGGACCCGCGCCCCCTCCGCCCCGATCCCGGCCAGCCCTGACCCGCAGCTCCAGCCTCAAATGcagcgggggcgcgggggccgcggggctgctgtgggcacGGGCCGGAGACCCCCggccgggggtgggggtgggCCCCCCCCACAAGGCTCGGCACAGCAGCTTCCGCCAACGGTTGCTCAAATTCATCCCGGGACTGAACCGtgcgctggaggaggaggagagccaCCTCTAG
- the ACVR1B gene encoding activin receptor type-1B isoform X2 — protein sequence MYLTQALTCLCSDCKQANSTCETDGACMVSVFNLDGVKHHVRTCIPEAKLIPAGKPFYCLSSEDLRNTHCCYSDFCNKIDLMVPSGHLKDNEPPSSWGPVELVAVIAGPVFLVFVVMIIVVFVFHHHQRVYHNRQRLDMEDPSCEMCLSKDKTLQDLVYDLSTSGSGSGLPLFVQRTVARTIVLQEIIGKGRFGEVWRGRWRGGDVAVKIFSSREERSWFREAEIYQTVMLRHENILGFIAADNKDNGTWTQLWLVSDYHEHGSLFDYLNRYTVTIEGMIKLALSAASGLAHLHMEIVGTQGKPGIAHRDLKSKNILVKKNGTCAIADLGLAVRHDSVTDTIDIAPNQRVGTKRYMAPEVLDETINMKHFDSFKCADIYALGLVYWEIARRCNAGGIHEEYQLPYYDLVPSDPSIEEMRKVVCDQKLRPNIPNWWQSYEALRVMGKMMRECWYANGAARLTALRIKKTLSQLSVQEDVKI from the exons ATGTATTTGACCCAAG CTTTGACATGTTTGTGCTCCGACTGCAAACAAGCAAACTCCACGTGTGAAACGGACGGCGCGTGCATGGTGTCCGTCTTCAACCTGGACGGCGTCAAACATCACGTTCGGACCTGCATTCCTGAAGCAAAACTGATTCCTGCTGGGAAACCCTTCTATTGTCTGAGTTCAGAAGATCTGCGTAATACTCACTGCTGCTACTCCGATTTTTGCAACAAAATTGATTTAATGGTTCCCAGCG GGCACCTGAAAGATAACGAACCCCCATCCAGCTGGGGTCCTGTGGAGCTGGTGGCGGTGATTGCTGGACCTGTCTTCCTCGTGTTTGTGGTCATGATCATCGTCGTCTTTGTTTTTCACCACCACCAACGAGTCTATCACAATCGTCAGCGGCTGGATATGGAAGACCCCTCTTGTGAGATGTGCCTGTCGAAGGATAAGACTTTGCAAGACCTAGTCTATGATCTCTCCACCTCCGGCTCTGGCTCAG GCTTGCCACTTTTTGTCCAGCGGACCGTGGCTCGGACAATTGTCCTTCAGGAGATCATCGGCAAAGGCCGCTTTGGGGAAGTGTGGCGTGGCAGATGGCGTGGAGGTGATGTGGCTGTAAAAATCTTCTCTTCACGTGAGGAGCGTTCCTGGTTTAGGGAAGCGGAAATATATCAAACCGTTATGCTGCGACATGAGAACATCCTGGGATTTATTGCTGCAGATAACAAAG aTAATGGAACGTGGACTCAGCTGTGGCTTGTCTCTGATTACCACGAGCACGGATCTCTCTTCGACTACCTTAATCGATACACGGTGACTATTGAGGGGATGATCAAGCTTGCCCTGTCTGCTGCGAGTGGGCTGGCCCATCTACACATGGAGATTGTGGGCACTCAAG GAAAGCCTGGCATTGCTCACAGAGACTTGAAATCCAAGAACATCTTGGTGAAGAAGAATGGCACGTGTGCCATCGCTGACCTTGGCCTGGCCGTCCGGCACGATTCGGTTACGGATACGATTGATATCGCACCGAACCAAAGGGTCGGAACCAAACG ataCATGGCACCTGAAGTCTTGGATGAAACCATTAACATGAAGCATTTTGATTCATTTAAGTGTGCCGATATCTATGCTTTGGGCTTGGTCTACTGGGAGATTGCTCGAAGGTGCAACGCAGGAG gTATCCATGAAGAATATCAGCTTCCATACTATGACCTTGTACCCTCTGATCCTTCGATTGAGGAGATGCGGAAGGTTGTATGTGACCAGAAATTAAGGCCTAACATCCCAAACTGGTGGCAAAGCTACGAG GCACTACGGGTGATGGGTAAGATGATGCGAGAGTGCTGGTACGCCAACGGAGCGGCTCGACTCACCGCCCTCCGCATTAAGAAAACCCTCTCACAGCTCAGTGTCCAGGAAGATGTGAAAATCTAG
- the ACVR1B gene encoding activin receptor type-1B isoform X1, with the protein MAAPPLRRRRRPPPAPALPPPPPPVLLPLLALLLAGAPGGARALTCLCSDCKQANSTCETDGACMVSVFNLDGVKHHVRTCIPEAKLIPAGKPFYCLSSEDLRNTHCCYSDFCNKIDLMVPSGHLKDNEPPSSWGPVELVAVIAGPVFLVFVVMIIVVFVFHHHQRVYHNRQRLDMEDPSCEMCLSKDKTLQDLVYDLSTSGSGSGLPLFVQRTVARTIVLQEIIGKGRFGEVWRGRWRGGDVAVKIFSSREERSWFREAEIYQTVMLRHENILGFIAADNKDNGTWTQLWLVSDYHEHGSLFDYLNRYTVTIEGMIKLALSAASGLAHLHMEIVGTQGKPGIAHRDLKSKNILVKKNGTCAIADLGLAVRHDSVTDTIDIAPNQRVGTKRYMAPEVLDETINMKHFDSFKCADIYALGLVYWEIARRCNAGGIHEEYQLPYYDLVPSDPSIEEMRKVVCDQKLRPNIPNWWQSYEALRVMGKMMRECWYANGAARLTALRIKKTLSQLSVQEDVKI; encoded by the exons CTTTGACATGTTTGTGCTCCGACTGCAAACAAGCAAACTCCACGTGTGAAACGGACGGCGCGTGCATGGTGTCCGTCTTCAACCTGGACGGCGTCAAACATCACGTTCGGACCTGCATTCCTGAAGCAAAACTGATTCCTGCTGGGAAACCCTTCTATTGTCTGAGTTCAGAAGATCTGCGTAATACTCACTGCTGCTACTCCGATTTTTGCAACAAAATTGATTTAATGGTTCCCAGCG GGCACCTGAAAGATAACGAACCCCCATCCAGCTGGGGTCCTGTGGAGCTGGTGGCGGTGATTGCTGGACCTGTCTTCCTCGTGTTTGTGGTCATGATCATCGTCGTCTTTGTTTTTCACCACCACCAACGAGTCTATCACAATCGTCAGCGGCTGGATATGGAAGACCCCTCTTGTGAGATGTGCCTGTCGAAGGATAAGACTTTGCAAGACCTAGTCTATGATCTCTCCACCTCCGGCTCTGGCTCAG GCTTGCCACTTTTTGTCCAGCGGACCGTGGCTCGGACAATTGTCCTTCAGGAGATCATCGGCAAAGGCCGCTTTGGGGAAGTGTGGCGTGGCAGATGGCGTGGAGGTGATGTGGCTGTAAAAATCTTCTCTTCACGTGAGGAGCGTTCCTGGTTTAGGGAAGCGGAAATATATCAAACCGTTATGCTGCGACATGAGAACATCCTGGGATTTATTGCTGCAGATAACAAAG aTAATGGAACGTGGACTCAGCTGTGGCTTGTCTCTGATTACCACGAGCACGGATCTCTCTTCGACTACCTTAATCGATACACGGTGACTATTGAGGGGATGATCAAGCTTGCCCTGTCTGCTGCGAGTGGGCTGGCCCATCTACACATGGAGATTGTGGGCACTCAAG GAAAGCCTGGCATTGCTCACAGAGACTTGAAATCCAAGAACATCTTGGTGAAGAAGAATGGCACGTGTGCCATCGCTGACCTTGGCCTGGCCGTCCGGCACGATTCGGTTACGGATACGATTGATATCGCACCGAACCAAAGGGTCGGAACCAAACG ataCATGGCACCTGAAGTCTTGGATGAAACCATTAACATGAAGCATTTTGATTCATTTAAGTGTGCCGATATCTATGCTTTGGGCTTGGTCTACTGGGAGATTGCTCGAAGGTGCAACGCAGGAG gTATCCATGAAGAATATCAGCTTCCATACTATGACCTTGTACCCTCTGATCCTTCGATTGAGGAGATGCGGAAGGTTGTATGTGACCAGAAATTAAGGCCTAACATCCCAAACTGGTGGCAAAGCTACGAG GCACTACGGGTGATGGGTAAGATGATGCGAGAGTGCTGGTACGCCAACGGAGCGGCTCGACTCACCGCCCTCCGCATTAAGAAAACCCTCTCACAGCTCAGTGTCCAGGAAGATGTGAAAATCTAG